DNA from Lactobacillus johnsonii:
TAGCAGCTTGGTTACTTGGATCAGTCCAATTAACAGTTTGTGGGCTTTTTACAACAGTGACCGCTCCATCACTTGTATTAAAAGTATACGTTCCATAAGTTGTATTAGAATAGTTAGAAACTTCTGCCACCAAAGGCGCAGTTGCATTTGAATAGGTATGACTACCACCGGTTTGACCATTAAAGTTTGGACTCAGTTTAACTGATCCCATTACTGAATTTGTTGTAAAGTTAGGCGTCGTCCCAGTTAATGATACTTCAAAGAGTTGCTCTCCATTTGGTCCATAATTGCCTAACTCTTTAACTGATGCCGTACCAGAATAGCCACTAGTGTTAAAGCTGAAGTCACCTGTAGTAGCTGTAAATCCATCGGGTATCATTACAATAAATTTAGGATTTTGAACTGTAGATTCCCCAGTTGTTGATAAACGAAAACTATAAGTTGGAACTGAATCTCCACTATACGTTTTTCCATTTGCATCAAGAATTGCAGTACCAGTAAACGTAGGAATCAAATTTGTATTAATCGCATAGTTAATATCTGAACTGAAGCCACTTTTTACCACAGCTATATTCTGTCCATTAGCTACAAAAGTATAAGTACCAGCAGTTGGTGTCGCATCACTTGCAAGTTCTGAAACTATTGGAACCCCATTGTTTCCATAGTTATAGGTTCCTGTCTGAGTTGGATCTAGTGTTAACTTAAATTGTCCACCAAAGTTCCGTGCCGCATTCCAGCCAGGATTAAAGTCTAACTGGATTTTAAACAACTGCTCTCCATTTGGTCCGACTTTTCCTAAATCTTCAATTGAATAGTTACTTGTCGAATATTGATTAGACACATTAAATTGACCGCCAAAATAATTACCAACATTTTTGTCTATCAAACTAAAATCAGATTTACTTGATGTAAAACCTTTTGGAATCATCACAATAAATGTGGATTATTAACGGTAGAATCACCAAGTGTAGAAAGGCGAACAGAAAGGACGGGTATTTGTGATTGTGGAGTATTGTTAGTGTAGCTAATACTATTTCCAGAAACAAAAGCACCAGATGAATTTAAATTATCAAAAGAAGCAGTTCCTGTAAATTAAGGTAATTCTACAGTGTTGTTAAGAATATAATTAATTGAACCTTGCTGATTATTAATCCCAGTAGAGTTTTTAACAACCTCAATTGCTTGCCCATTTACGTTAAAGGTATATGAACCACCTCCATAAGCACTTGTCCCATTTGTTACCGCATAATTAGATACTTCAGAAACAAAAGGAGCGCCATATACATTATACGAAACTACACCTTTTGCATTTGCATCTAAGGTTAATTTGACTTGACCACCAAAGTTATTTCCTCACGTTAGTGTTGCACCAGTTAAGGTGATCATAAATAGTTGTTCACCATTTGGACCATAGTTTCCTAATTCCTTTATTATTGATTTTCCATTAGACAGTCCTGCAAATCCTCTACCACTAAAGATATCAGTACCTTGAGTATTAGTTAAAGTAGAAAGATCAGCAGTAGTAGCAGTAAATCCTTTTGGAATCATGATAATAAATTGAGGATTTGTAGCGTTTGAATCTCCATATGTTGATAAACGAAATGTATAGGTAGGTACAGCCCCATCTTTAAAGTCTGTTCCATTAACATTACTGCCGTCAGCATTTTTAATCATTACTGTACCAGAAAAAGTAGGTTTAATAACTGCATCATTTGTTGTCGCTAAAGTTACAAAATTAACACCTAAGGAAACTGGTAATTGTGAATTCGTAGTCGAATTATTTCGTTGAATTGTATTATTTGTAGCAAGAGGCAAATTGTTAAGAGAAGAAATATTTTTATTTAACTCTAAACTAGCTTGTAGTGTAGTTGGAACATTGTTCGAAGTTGAGTGATATGCAGAAGTAATTGCAGACTGACTTACATGTGATGTATTAGCTGATCTATTAATATCTGTAGAATTTGCTTCAACGTTTTTATTACTTTTTAATACTGTTGAGTATTAGACATTTTTTCTGTTGATTTATTTTTGGCCAAACTTAGAAAATTAAGTATACTTTCAGATTGACTCAGTGAATGTGAGAGACTCTGAGATTGAGATACGATACCGGAAATACTTTCAGACTGACTTATAGAATCAGAAACACTTTCTGAAATTTTGAGGCTCTTAGAAGTAGATAGACTTTGTACTTCCGAATTACTAATGCTATTTTCTTTTTCAGTAGATTTACTATTTACTTTATTTGAAACCCCAGTTTGGGTACTTTCTGATACTGATCCCACAATTTGAGATTTAGCATCCACGGAAGTTTGTGCTGCATATACACGATCATTGGGTAAAATCGCAATACCAGTTGTTCCGGTACCTAAAATTACTGCTAATGCAGCAAGTTCTTTAATATAGGACTTTGAATTATTACTCTGAGCTTTTAATCTATTCGGGTCTACATATTTTTTCTTTTGACTATCTTTTCTTTTATTTTATTTTTTAAATTTTTCTCTTCCATGCTTTTTTCCAAATCCACATCATAAATTACAAAATATAAAAAATACTAATTGAGCATATAAATAACGCACTACTATACACATCTATAATATATCTTTTGTAATTAAATTAAAGCATACGCACTTGATATTAAGGATAATCGCTTCTAAGATCAGATAAAATAGTTATTTTTAGCTTAAGCCTATAGTCAAAAATAATGAATATTATATAAAACAAATCACAGTAAGGTTACTTAAAATCTTAGTATTAAAATATCAAAAAAAATACACGATTCTATAAAATTCTTCTCTTATAGAATCGTGTATTTTTAATTATTAATTTTTATAAGATAACCTTAATTTATTAAATTACAAACTTTTTAAGGGCTTTAGCAATCCCATTATGATTATTATCATCGGTTACAAAATCAGCTTTTTCTTTGATATCTTCAATTGCATTTCCCATAGCAATTTTCTTGAAACTTGGGTTTTCAAACATGGAAACGTCATTTCCTTGGTCACCAAAGACCATGACATCTTCTGGGCTAATCTTTAAACGTTGAGCCAAATCCATTAAAGCATTTCCTTTTGAAGCCCCAATTCCATTTAACTCAATACAGTTATCTAAACTACGAACTATATCATAGGATTCAAAGGCCCAGTATGGAATCGAATTCCATAGTTTTTCAATTTGATCACTATCTTTTGCACAAGTAAATCCTACCTTGTTAAAGGTAAAATCTTGTGGGATTTCTTTACGTTCACGAACTCTAATTTCATTATCAGTTAAAGCAGCATTAATTTGCATTTGTACTGAAAGGTCACGATCTAAAGTCCAAAAACGTTTAGTTGTTTCAAAGTGTAAATTCACGTGAGCAAGTCTCTGCAAGCGAAGCATTATTTCAAAATCGCGATAATTCATCTCTTGACTCATTAGAACTTTTCCAGATAAATCTTGTACAACTGCGCCGTTAAAGACAACTGCATATTCTTCTGGCCCCTCAAGTCCTAGTTGAGTTTCAAAAGGCATTACTCCAGAGAGAGGACGACCAGAAGCAAGCACTATCTTAATTCCCATCCCATGTGCTACCTGTAAAGTCCTCAGAGTTTCAGGTGAAATTGTATTTCCACTAGTTAATAAAGTTCCATCTAAATCTACCGCAATTAGTTTTACTGTCATAAATTACCCTATCTTCCAAAAATCATATAGAAAATTACATTTATTAATAATCCCATTAGTGCATAAAAGAACACTGCATTAGCTTTAATTTTTTCTTTTTTTATTAAATATACAAGACTCGCAATAAAGCCCACTAAGGGGAAAACAGTGTAAAAAATAATTGCCCATTCAGCAATTCCATTAACATCTGTACTTAAATTATGAATAAATTTTTTCATTTCTTCTCCAACAAAAATAGAGACTAATAAATTATTAGTCTCTATTTTATATTAACCAACATAAAATTCAATATGCTGTTTTAGATTTTCAAAATCAATTGGTAAATGACCACCAATCTCACCATCTAAATTCACAGGAATAGGATCCTTATCTTTACTATCACCTAATAATTCTACCTTTAAATTTTTAGTCTTAGTATAGATAATCTGTGGATCATTAACATGATTTCCATTCAAAGCCATGGCCATTAAACGTAAAACATCTACTGGATTTGCAGTTTTAACTACAATTAACTGAAATAGCCCATCTGATAATTGAGCATCTGGCATAATACGTTCAAAACCTCCAATTGAATTGGTCATCCCTAAAAGAAACATTGATAAGTCTCCCTCATAGACTCCTTCATCATAAGTTAAACGCATCTTATTGCTACTGATTTTTGGTAGCATTTCTGCACCTTTAAGCAAATACGCACTATAACCCAGGACAGACTTTACTTCTGAAGGTACTCCATAAGTAAGTTCAGTTAATGAACCGCTAGCAGCAATATTCATAAAGTATTGCTTACCCGCACGCCCAATATCCATCTTTTGTGTTTTACCTGTCAGGATTACTTTAGCTGCCTCAACTAAATCATCTCTCGGAATCTTTAATGCACGAGCAAAATCATTGGTAGTTCCTGCTGGAATAACAGCAAGTTTTGGCCGTTTTTCTAATGGAGCTACTCCGTTGACTACTTCATTAATAGTACCATCTCCACCAGCACCAACTAGTAAATCAAAACCTGCTAAGGCACATCTTTTTGCCTCATTTTGAGCAGACAGAGGTTCTGGCGTAGTCCTAAAAGCACTGGCTTCAAAACCAGCCTGTTCTAATACATTTAAAATATCTGCTACATTTTGAAGCATTTGCTCGTGACCCGAGACAGGATTATAAATCAATCTTGCTTTTTTCGTCATCGCCTCTCGCCTCCCTAAAATGATTAACGACTTTGAAGTTCCTTGTTAAGCAATTGGTTAACAACTTTAGGGTTAGCTTTACCACGAGTTTGTTTCATGATTTGACCAACTAAGAATCCAATTGCACGATCTTTACCATTCTTAAAGTCTTCAACAGATTGTGGGTTGTCATCAACGACCTTAGTAACCATTGGCCCAAGAACAGAAACATCAGATAATTGAATCATACCCTTATCTTCAACATATTTCTTAGGATCAGTACCGTTTTCAATTGATTCCTTAAAGACCTTCTTAGCGATCTTAGAAGAAATAGTACCATCTTTGATCATCTTGATCATTTCAGCTAAGTGTTCTGGAGTTAACTTAATATCGGCAATACCAACTTGGTTTTCATTCAAGTAACCATTAACTTGAGTGTTTAACCAGTTAGCAGCTAATGTTGGATCTGCACCAGCAGCAACTGCAGCATCGTAGAAATCACTTGATTCCTTAGTTTGTAAAATAACGTCTGCGTCGTATTCTTTAATACCATATTCTTCAACGTAACGCTTACGACGTTCAAATGGTGATTCAGGTAAACTTTCTTCAATTTCGTCAATCCAGCTTTGCTTAATATGGTAAGGAGCAATATCTGGTTCTGGGAAGTAACGGTAGTCTGCGTCACCTTCCTTAACACGTTCTAGGACAGTCTTACCAGTTGCTTCATCAAAACGACGAGTAGAAAGTTGAACTCTACCACCAGAAAGTAATACTTGTTGTTGACGTTTTTCTTCATAAGCAAGAGAACGACGTACGTGGTCAAATGAGTTCAAGTTCTTCATTTCAACCTTGGTACCAAGCTTTTCTTGACCTGCAGGACGAATAGAAATGTTGGTATCAACACGCATTGAACCTTCTTCCATCTTAACGTCAGAAGCACCAGTAAATTGAACAATTTGACGTAATTTAGTCAAATATGCATAAGCTTCTTCTGGATCTTCCATATCAGGTTCAGAAACAACTTCAAGAAGTGGAACTCCCTGACGGTTTAAGTCAACGTATGAATAACCGTTAGCACCGTGTGTATTCTTACCAGCATCTTCTTCAATATGCATTTCATGAATACCAATGCGCTTCTTCTTACCACGAACTTCAATTTCGATATAACCATCACGAGCAAGTGGTTGGAAGAATTGAGTAATCTGATAAGCTTTAGGGTTATCTGGGTAGAAATAGTTCTTACGATCAAAGTGAGTTACTGGTAAAACATGTGAATGAGTTGCTAAAGCAACCATAATCCCAAGACGGTAAACGTCTTTGTTTAAACGAGGTAAGACACCAGGCATAGCCCAGTCGATAACATTAGTTTCAGTGTTTGCTTCAGCACCATAACTAACTGGTGATGGAGAAAAAATCTTACTCTTTGTTTTTAATTCGAAGTGGACTTCTAGACCAATAGTCGATTTAAAATTCATTAATTAATCCTCCATTCCTGTAGGTGTTTTTTCGTAGAATTTATTATTACGTTCAATGAAATCAGCAACTTTAAATACATTTCCTTCATCAAAACGCTTAGCCATAATTTGAAGACCAGCAGGCATACCATCAACTAAGCCTGCTGGTACACTAGCGGCTGGAATACCAGCTAAATTAGCTGAAATAGTTAAAATATCATTATTGTACATCTTAATTGGATCAGAGATTTCTTCACCAATACCAAATGCTGGCTCAGTAGTAGTTGGTCCAACAATAACATCATTTTCTTCAAAAATCTTTTCAAAGTCGCGGCAAATCAATGTTCTAACTTGTGCAGCTTTCTTGAAGAATTCATCATATGCACCAGCTGATAAAGCAAAAGAACCAAGCATGATACGACGCTTAACTTCGTCACCAAAGCCTTCACTTCTTGATTTTACGTAAACATCTAATAAGTTCTTAGTATCCTTTGCACGATAGCCGTAACGAATACCGTCATATCTTTGAAGGTTTGAAGAAGCTTCACTAGAAGCAACAATGTAGTAAGTAGGAACAACATACTTAGTATGTGGCAATGAAACTTCATTAATAATTGCACCGGCATCCTTCAAAACATCGATCTGTTTTTGGATAACTTCGTGCATTTCACCGTCAACAGCATCCATGTATTCCTTAGGAACAGCCACACGTAAGCCTTTAACATCTTGGCCTAAGAAGCTAGTGTAATCAGGTACTTCTTTTTCAGAAACAGTTGCATCATGTTCATCAGGACCAGCAATTACGTTTAATACTTCAGCTGAATCCTTAACACGCTTACTCATTACACCAATTTGATCCAATGAAGAACCAAAAGCAATAAGTCCCCAACGTGATACTCTACCGTAGGTTGGTTTAATACCAAAAATACCATTGAAGGCAGCTGGTTGACGAATAGAACCACCAGTATCTGATCCAAGAGCTGCAACAACTTCACCACTCGCAACTGCAGCTGCAGAACCACCGGATGAACCACCAGGAACTTTATCTAAGTTCCATGGGTTATGTGTTTCACCATAGTAAGAATGTTCAGTGGATGAACCCATTGCAAATTCATCCATGTTAGTCTTACCAACAAAAGTTGCTTGAACCTTCTTTAATTTACTAATTACAGTAGCATCATAAACGGGCATATAGTTGTAAAGAATGTGGCTAGCTGCTGTAGTCTTCATACCATTAGTAATGATATTATCCTTGATAGCAATAGGAATACCAGCTAATTTATTTTTATTAAAATCTAAATTTTCTGCTGGCTTTGCTTCTTCATCAACAGTAATCCAGGCATTAATCTTTTTGTCTGTTTCTTTAATGTTTTTAACTGTTTCCTTAGCTAGGTCTTCAGCTGTTATTTCGCCATCTTGTAATTTTTTATTTAATGAGTCAATGTTTTCATTTAAGTAATTCATTATTCATTATCATCCTTATCAATAATTACTGGCACCTTAATGAAGCCATCAGCTTTTTCAGGAACATTCTTCATTAATTCTGCGCGACTTTCCCAATGTTCAGGCTTGTCTTCTCTAAAATCAGTCTCTCGATCAACAACTTGAACAGTTTCAGGAACTCCTTCAGTATCAACTTCGGCTAATTGATGTGCCATATTGATAATGTCACCCATTTGTTCAGTAAACTTATCAATTTCGTCTTCACCAAACTCAAGTCGAGATAGTGCTGCAACGTGATTGATTTCATCTTTTGTAATTTTCACCGTTTGCCTCCTATTCACCGCCAAAGACGTGGACATAATAACTATCGTCTGCGGAATTCTTAGCAATTAATGCCTGCGTATCATTAACAGAATTAATCTTAATTTCTATTGGTGCATCCTTAGGTAAGTACTTCTTAGCAGCTGACAATACAAGTCTTGAAAAACTCTCAATCTGCGCATAACCAAAGAATTGGGTAGTTACAGTAATGTTCATTTGTGTCAAAGTTTTATTTTGATAATGAACAGTCGCTGTTACCCCACTAATATTAGGGAAGTAACCTTGAATAGCTGCTTTAAAATCACTAAATGAAGCTGCATCAGTAGAATTGATTGCTTTTTCACTTCCAACAGTCGGTAGCACTTGACTACGATTATTGACTGTTTTCCAATCATTTATTTTACTACTATTTGCATTAGCAATTCCATATGCAAAGTAATTTCCACCTACAAGAGAATCTTTACTGGTTTTACTAAAAAGCCCAACCAAAATTGGGATATCTTTTAATCCCTTCTTTTTACGTAAATAAGAAACTAACTTATTAGCTGCTTCTTTACCAAAAGTCTCCTGTTCTGCACGAGAAATATCTTTATGATATTGGGGCCCATCTTTAACTTTCTGGTAGTAATCTACCGAGTTAAGAGCTAGCCCAACACTCATACCATCCATTTTGTAACTAGAATTAGATTTAGTCAAAAAATCTTGTTCTAAAATTTGATCTAAAATAATAGGATTATACGAATTCTTTTTATTACTTTTTTCCGCATTTAGACCTTCTGGATTACTCTTAGACTTTCTTCCTAGCCAGTCAGTAGCATCAGCAACAGAAATTTTTTGTCCTTCTTGAAAAACATACTTACTACTTGAAAAAGTATTGTGAGATAAATCAATTAACCCAGATTCTAAAGCACGACTATCTACATTATTATCACTAGTATTTTCAGTTGTTCCTTCAATTGGACTAGTTACATATTCCCCATCTTTTAAAAGAACATTATACCCATTTTTACTAGTACTAGTAGTTTGATAGCTTTTTTTCTTTGTTGTAGAAGTAGTAGGGTTATTGGCAAGATCAGAATTTTTTAAATTGCCACATGCACTTAAACTTAACCCAGTTGCTAGTAGTAGTGCTATTTGCAAAAATCTTTTCAATTTATTTTTCCTTCTTATTTCTTTATTTTTCAATTTTTGCAATTGCTTCTTGTTCAGTTAACATTGGAACTTGAAGTTTTTCAGCCTTATCTTTTTTAGAGCCCGCGTCTGCTCCGTAGATTAAATAATCTGTCTTCTTAGAAACTGACCCAGTGACTTTTGCACCAAGATCTTGAAGCTTTTTGGTAAATTCACTTCGAGTAAAGGCAGATAATTTTCCAGTTAAAACTACTGTCTTTTCCTTAAAGAAATTATCTGGTGCTTCATCTTCAACTGTTCCTAAATATTCCATATTTAATCCACTGTCACGCAATTCTTGTAGTAGTTTCTGTGCGCTTGGTTGATTAAAATATGCTGTTAATGACTCTGCAATCGTCTCTCCTATTGTATCGATACTTGTTAATTCTGGCACTGTTAATTGACTAACCTTTTCCAAATTTTTATATTTTTCCAAAATCAATCTGGCAGCCTTAGCACCAACATGATCAATTCCTAAGCCATACAGTAATAATTCGGCAGAATTTTGCTTACTATTTTCAATAGAAGATAATAAATTAGTAATCGATTTTTCTTTAAAGTGATCAAGCTGTCCTAGTTGGTCTGGAGTTAAATGATATAAGTCAGCTACATCATTAATAAATCCCTTATCAATTAACTGTTTTACAATTCTAGGACCAAGTCCCATAATATTCATCGCTCCACGTGAAGCAAAATGAATAATTCCCTCTTCAATTTGAGCTGGGCACATCGGATTAATACAGCGAAGCGCTACTTCGTCTTGCAAGTGAACCAGTGTTTCTCCACAAGAAGGACAAATATTTGGAATTTCATAAGGCTTACTATCTTTAGGTCTTTTACTTAAAACGACACTAGAAATTTCTGGAATGATATCTCCAGCTTTATGCAATTTAACTGTATCGCCAATTCTTACTCCCTTTTCTCTCAAATAGTCTGGATTATGTAAAGACGCACGAGAGACAATCGTTCCAGCAAGTTTAACTGGATCCATCACTGCAGTAGGTGTTACTACTCCAGTTCGGCCAACTGTCCATTCAATATCTCTAACTACAGTCTCTTGCTCTTCGGGTGGGAACTTATAAGCAATTTCCCAGCGAGGTACTTTTACAGTATTACCAAGTTTACTTTGTAAACTTAAGTCGTCAACTTTTAAAACAATCCCGTCAATCCCATAACTTAAATCATTACGTTTAGCAGTATATTCATCAATAAAATTAAATACTTCGTCCATTGATTCAAAACGTCGTCCAGACTGATTAGTATGAAATCCTAATCGATTCATTTCATCAATCGCTTGATGTTGACTTGTAATGTTTCTTGGTGGGTTAACCCAAGTATAAATAAAAGTACTTAAATTTCTTTTTTTAGTAATTCGAGCATCTAATTGTCTTAAAGAACCGGCAGCCGCATTTCGAGGATTAGCAAAAACTTGCTCTCCTTTTTCATCACGTTCTGCATTTAAGGTTGCAAACGCTTCTTTCTCCATGTAGCATTCACCACGAACTTCAGTTGTTAATGGTTCAGGTAATGTTTGAGGAACATCTTTAATAAATTTTGCATTAGCTGTTACATCTTCACCAACACGGCCATTTCCTCTTGTAGAAGCACGTGTTAATTTTCCGTTAGTATATTCTAAGGATAAAGATAATCCATCAATTTTTAATTCCACATTATAAGCTACTGGGTGACCCACTAATTTCGTAATTCTTTCGTCAAATTCTTTAAGCTCATCTTTTGAGAAAACATCCCCCATTGAAAGCATCGGAACGGGATGTTCAACTTTAGAAAGATCACTTTTAATCTCTCCACCAACTCGTTGGGTAATTGAATCGGCAGTTACTAAGTCAGGAAATTGCTCTTCTAATTCTACTAATTCCTGATAGGTCTTATCATATACTGCATCTTCAACTACCGGAGCATCTTTTGCATAATAATCATCTGCCCATTTATCGAGCTTTTTTCTTAATTCATCGACTTTCTGAGAAGCCTCATTATGAGTTAAAACTGCCATTATATTAGCCCCTCTCTAAATCAAACTGTTCTATTTCATTATATCTTTTTAATCGGTGCAAAGGCAGCTAAAAGGCGTTTCACTCCTTGGCTAGCAAAGGCAATATCTAATTCCATATCTTCACCAGTACCGTTAACTTTGACTACAACGCCTTTTCCCCATGCTTTATGTGTAACTTGATCACCAACATTCCAGGACTTTTTCTCAGCTCCAACTGCACCAGTTGCTTTCTTAGCCTCCTCAACTGTAATCTTTGGAAGGTAAACATGAGAATTAGCTTGATCCTTTCTATTAATAGCAAAAGGAACAGATATGACAGAATTAGATGGCATTGGGTTAACAAACTCTAAATCCTTATCTTCAATCTCATCAATAAAGCGTGATGGTTGATTACGTTGCGGACGGCCATACATCATTCTAGAAAAAGCATTGGTTATGTAGAGTTTCTTTTCAGCTCGTGTAATTCCTACATAGGCTAGTCGACGTTCTTCTTCAAGTTCACTTGGATCTTCTACTGCTCTTGAAAGTGGGAAGAGTCCCTCTTCCATTCCAACCAAGAAGACCACCGGAAACTCTAGTCCCTTAGCGGCATGAAGAGTCATCAATGCAACTTGGTTATCTTGATTTTCTAAATCATCTTGATCACTTAATAATGAGATCTCTGAAAGAAAATCACCTAAAGCTGTTGAATCTTCATCTTCGGGCTCATAATTATCGTCAAAACGCTTAGTAACAGTCAGAAATTCATTTAAGTTTTCTAATCTAGTATCTGCTTCAATTGTGTGTTCATTTTCTAAAGCTTCTTTGTAGCCGAAATCAGCTAATATTTTTTCCGTTAAACCTGTTACACCATGCGTCTTACTATATTCGATTGCATCTTTTAAGGCCGTTCCAAAAGTAGCTAGCGTTCTAGCTGGGCGACCCGTAATTGGTGCTAAGCTCAAATTCTTAAAAGTCTCTTCTACTGTAAAGTCACTATCATTAGCAAAACCGTTAAACTTAGCCATCGTAGTTGGCCCCAAACCACGTTTTGGTACATTAATAATTCGGTTGAAACTCATTGAATCAGCAGGATTTGCGACAACTTTTAAATAAGCCAAAATATCTTTAATTTCTTTTCGGTCGTAGAACTTATGTCCTCCAACAATCCGATACGGAATATTAGCTTTAACTAGGGCTTCTTCGACATTACGTGATTGAGCATTGGTCCGATAAAGAACGGCAAAATCCTTGTAGTCTCTTTGATGTTCTTTTATTTCTTCCTTAATCTTTGAAATGATAAACAGTGCTTCATCATTTCCACTTTGAGCACGGTAATAATTGATTTTATCGCCAGCGCCTTTATCCGTCCAAAGTTTCTTAGGTTTACGTTTCAGATTATTTTTAATTACTGAATTAGCTGCATCAAGAATGTGACCGGTAGAGCGGTAGTTTTGCTCTAGTTTAATAGTAGTAACTTCATCATCTTGATAGTCATGTTCAAAATTAAGAATATTTTCCATGTTAGCTCCGCGCCAACCATAGATCGACTGATCTGCATCCCCAACAACACAAATATTTTTATATTGAGCAGCTAGAGCAACACAAAGTTGATACTGTGCTTCATTTGTATCCTGATACTCGTCTACTAAAATATAGCGGAATTTATTTTGATAATAATGCAAAGTTTCTTTATCCTTTTTAAATAAGACGAGCGTTTGCATAATTAAATCATCAAAATCCATAATTTGATCACGCTTTAAGCGATGTTGATATTCGCTATATACTTGCGCTGTTACCTTTTCAAACGGACTAGCTGCTTGCTCCTTAAAGTCTTTTGGAGTAAGTAAGTCATTTTTTCCATTTGAAATAGCACCTAAAATTGCTTTTGGATCATACATTTTAGGATTAATATTAAGATTCTTTTCAATTCGTTTAATTAGTGTCAATTGTTCTGCAGAATCAGCAATTGAAAAATTATTAGAATAGCCAATTTTTTCTGCGTCTCGACGTAAAATACGGACACATAAAGCATGAAAAGTTGACATCCAAACACTGTCAGCTGCTGGCCCTAATAACTTTTGGACACGTTCTTTCATTTCAGTTGCAGCCTTATTAGTAAAAGTAATGGCTAAAACATTCCATGGCGCAACGCCCTTTTCTTCAATTAAATAGGCAATTCGACGTGTTAAAACTGATGTTTTTCCACTACCAGCTCCGGCAACTACTAAAAGTGGACCTTCAGTACACTGCACGGCTTTTTTTTGCTGAGGATTTAATCCTGCAAGAATTGTTTCTTCGCTCATTGCTTCTTCCTTTTCTGTTAACTCAAACGCTAAAATAGACTTGTCTATTATAACAAAAAACGACAATAGCATTTACTTAACTATTGTCGTTTTTAATTTAATCATATTGTGTTAAATTGAATTCTTCAATTATATCAATTAATTTTTTTGCATAACCTGGATCTGTCGCAT
Protein-coding regions in this window:
- a CDS encoding Cof-type HAD-IIB family hydrolase, whose amino-acid sequence is MTVKLIAVDLDGTLLTSGNTISPETLRTLQVAHGMGIKIVLASGRPLSGVMPFETQLGLEGPEEYAVVFNGAVVQDLSGKVLMSQEMNYRDFEIMLRLQRLAHVNLHFETTKRFWTLDRDLSVQMQINAALTDNEIRVRERKEIPQDFTFNKVGFTCAKDSDQIEKLWNSIPYWAFESYDIVRSLDNCIELNGIGASKGNALMDLAQRLKISPEDVMVFGDQGNDVSMFENPSFKKIAMGNAIEDIKEKADFVTDDNNHNGIAKALKKFVI
- a CDS encoding diacylglycerol kinase, giving the protein MTKKARLIYNPVSGHEQMLQNVADILNVLEQAGFEASAFRTTPEPLSAQNEAKRCALAGFDLLVGAGGDGTINEVVNGVAPLEKRPKLAVIPAGTTNDFARALKIPRDDLVEAAKVILTGKTQKMDIGRAGKQYFMNIAASGSLTELTYGVPSEVKSVLGYSAYLLKGAEMLPKISSNKMRLTYDEGVYEGDLSMFLLGMTNSIGGFERIMPDAQLSDGLFQLIVVKTANPVDVLRLMAMALNGNHVNDPQIIYTKTKNLKVELLGDSKDKDPIPVNLDGEIGGHLPIDFENLKQHIEFYVG
- the gatB gene encoding Asp-tRNA(Asn)/Glu-tRNA(Gln) amidotransferase subunit GatB — its product is MNFKSTIGLEVHFELKTKSKIFSPSPVSYGAEANTETNVIDWAMPGVLPRLNKDVYRLGIMVALATHSHVLPVTHFDRKNYFYPDNPKAYQITQFFQPLARDGYIEIEVRGKKKRIGIHEMHIEEDAGKNTHGANGYSYVDLNRQGVPLLEVVSEPDMEDPEEAYAYLTKLRQIVQFTGASDVKMEEGSMRVDTNISIRPAGQEKLGTKVEMKNLNSFDHVRRSLAYEEKRQQQVLLSGGRVQLSTRRFDEATGKTVLERVKEGDADYRYFPEPDIAPYHIKQSWIDEIEESLPESPFERRKRYVEEYGIKEYDADVILQTKESSDFYDAAVAAGADPTLAANWLNTQVNGYLNENQVGIADIKLTPEHLAEMIKMIKDGTISSKIAKKVFKESIENGTDPKKYVEDKGMIQLSDVSVLGPMVTKVVDDNPQSVEDFKNGKDRAIGFLVGQIMKQTRGKANPKVVNQLLNKELQSR
- the gatA gene encoding Asp-tRNA(Asn)/Glu-tRNA(Gln) amidotransferase subunit GatA, yielding MNYLNENIDSLNKKLQDGEITAEDLAKETVKNIKETDKKINAWITVDEEAKPAENLDFNKNKLAGIPIAIKDNIITNGMKTTAASHILYNYMPVYDATVISKLKKVQATFVGKTNMDEFAMGSSTEHSYYGETHNPWNLDKVPGGSSGGSAAAVASGEVVAALGSDTGGSIRQPAAFNGIFGIKPTYGRVSRWGLIAFGSSLDQIGVMSKRVKDSAEVLNVIAGPDEHDATVSEKEVPDYTSFLGQDVKGLRVAVPKEYMDAVDGEMHEVIQKQIDVLKDAGAIINEVSLPHTKYVVPTYYIVASSEASSNLQRYDGIRYGYRAKDTKNLLDVYVKSRSEGFGDEVKRRIMLGSFALSAGAYDEFFKKAAQVRTLICRDFEKIFEENDVIVGPTTTEPAFGIGEEISDPIKMYNNDILTISANLAGIPAASVPAGLVDGMPAGLQIMAKRFDEGNVFKVADFIERNNKFYEKTPTGMED
- the gatC gene encoding Asp-tRNA(Asn)/Glu-tRNA(Gln) amidotransferase subunit GatC; amino-acid sequence: MKITKDEINHVAALSRLEFGEDEIDKFTEQMGDIINMAHQLAEVDTEGVPETVQVVDRETDFREDKPEHWESRAELMKNVPEKADGFIKVPVIIDKDDNE
- a CDS encoding CamS family sex pheromone protein → MKRFLQIALLLATGLSLSACGNLKNSDLANNPTTSTTKKKSYQTTSTSKNGYNVLLKDGEYVTSPIEGTTENTSDNNVDSRALESGLIDLSHNTFSSSKYVFQEGQKISVADATDWLGRKSKSNPEGLNAEKSNKKNSYNPIILDQILEQDFLTKSNSSYKMDGMSVGLALNSVDYYQKVKDGPQYHKDISRAEQETFGKEAANKLVSYLRKKKGLKDIPILVGLFSKTSKDSLVGGNYFAYGIANANSSKINDWKTVNNRSQVLPTVGSEKAINSTDAASFSDFKAAIQGYFPNISGVTATVHYQNKTLTQMNITVTTQFFGYAQIESFSRLVLSAAKKYLPKDAPIEIKINSVNDTQALIAKNSADDSYYVHVFGGE